Proteins encoded together in one Lathyrus oleraceus cultivar Zhongwan6 chromosome 5, CAAS_Psat_ZW6_1.0, whole genome shotgun sequence window:
- the LOC127082361 gene encoding uncharacterized protein LOC127082361, giving the protein MYKKAWKSFKELSKDEKDEWFDKFKEKCTWNVMDEYMIRKNYRGRTSVRLSDMLRRVRLDWEERNIRPNWIGKEVFDELLAYWATDNFKAKSQKAKDMRASERGGCLNATGSISIGEHAKRMTKAQGRPPRLNELFVKTRTKKSGDLVDDRSRRTIEEYQRLLTQFLVENPQYTPVGSNPLDPRVDMYIWSLVTGGKGRNGCFFGVGPLAGNYRTGDRTLFDRVASGEGTSRPTQLTPEMMETVRQLALTEARRETAEREAALKAELEEMKKRQHDMEEQMRQFMQSMSRNQNQRTTEDDEDDDEFDV; this is encoded by the exons ATGTATAAAAAAGCTTGGAAGTCATTCAAAGAACTTTCCAAGGATGAGAAAGATGAATGGTTTGATAAATTTAAG GAAAAGTGTACGTGGAATGTAATGGATGAATATATGATTAGAAAAAATTATCGGGGAAGAACATCTGTCCGACTTTCTGACATGCTTAGGCGTGTCAGACTTGATTGGGAAGAACGAAATATTCGTCCCAACTGGATAGGCAAGGAAGTATTTGACGAACTTCTTGCCTATTGGGCTACCGATAATTTTAAAGCTAAATCTCAAAAAGCAAAAGACATGAGAGCATCCGAAAGGGGGGGTTGCCTTAATGCTACAGGAAGTATAAGCATTGGAGAACATGCAAAACGGATG ACTAAGGCACAAGGAAGACCCCCCCGACTTAATGAGTTGTTTGTGAAGACCCGTACAAAAAAATCGGGGGATTTGGTTGATGATCGGTCGAGAAGAACTATA GAGGAGTATCAAAGATTGCTCACACAATTTCTAGTTGAAAATCCTCAATATACACCTGTTGGTTCTAATCCGCTTGATCCACGCGTGGATATGTATATTTGGAGCTTAGTCACTGGAGGGAAGGGACGTAATGGGTGTTTTTTTGGTGTTGGTCCTTTGGCTGGCAACTACAGAACCGGAGATAGAACTTTATTTGATAGAGTTGCAAGTGGGGAAGGAACGTCCCGTCCAACACAATTGACACCTGAAATGATGGAAACGGTGAGGCAACTGGCTCTAACAGAGGCTAGACGAGAGACGGCGGAGCGTGAGGCGGCGTTAAAGGCCGAATTAGAGGAAATGAAAAAAAGACAACACGATATGGAGGAGCAAATGAGACAATTTATGCAGTCCATGAGTAGAAATCAAAATCAAAGAACAACTGAAGACGATGAAGATGACGACGAATTTGATGTGTAA